In the Primulina tabacum isolate GXHZ01 chromosome 7, ASM2559414v2, whole genome shotgun sequence genome, CACTTCATCCATGTCTCGGGGCTTATCTATTTTCTGCTCGTGATTAGTTATCATTATTAGCATAATTCTGAAAAATGTGTGATGTTTATTCCAATGCATGGATAATGTGATTTCTGGGTATCTCTTGGCATTTTTTGGAGCCATACTCAAAACAACACTCGCATGTAAAGTTATCACTTAACTAATTCTCATCCTATTATTCCTTATAGGCACTAGTTTTGACTTTTCTTAATTTGCTGTAACAGGTATGCCTTGATGTATGAAGCGTGAatctttttttcaaaataaattaagaTTCATCTGAATCTGTTTTTTTTTCCCTCTGAAAGATTGTATGGTAGTTAGTACAATTTAGATTTCCTGCCTGCTTTACATATTTTGAACTgttctttattttctttttgtgCCTTTCCCCCCTAACCTTTGACTCATGGTTTGTTCCAAATCCGTCTCCTCTGTCTGTATCCATGTCACTCATGGATGATTATACGGTTATCTGGTATTTAAAATCTTTATCAATCATCCAACCTGAAAAACACCACTAATAATTGAACTATGCGTGATAATGGTTACTTTACCCTAAGTTTCATGATGTTGTTCCTTTAGTCTTGTGATTCTTATTTGTTTTTTGCAGTATTTTCCAAACAACGGAATTTGGATGCCTATTAGGTCTGGTTCTCAGGATAATGGAGAGGTGGCTGATGTCTCTACTAGAAATGAGCACAAGCGTGGTTATCAGTGGTTTTTTGGTTCACATGAGCAAGATCTATTCTTTAACAAGAAGCAATCAATAGAATCTGATAACAAAGGAACAAGTGCAGGAGCTACAGTTACGAGTTATCCTTTATGGAGTGATATTTCCAGTTCTCAGCCAGGAGGTCATATAGGTGATCACCTCGTCGACCCCATAACTGTTCAGAGTTCAGATCTTTGTCAAAATAATGTCTTCTCTACTGTTTCCACTGATCCCCATATGGAAAAGGGGGGTTCTGAGGATCAATTCGGAATTGACTTATCAACCTGTTTTTCCATGTCTCAAACTGTGGAAGATCCTTTATGTCTAAATTCAGGAGTTAGAAAAGTAATGGTTGATGATAAAAGAATCATACAGAATTGCTTGCCTGAATTTGTTCAGAACTCTAACCCtggaaagaaaaatgaaaaaccATGCACCATTTTTCAGAACTGTAAGATCTTGTTACTTAAATCTACTTATTATACTGTTATTTTAGTGGATTCTGCGTTAATAACAGATGAAATTTTATTTCAGTTGAATAGGCCTGCTGCAAGAGAGATGGTATGGTTGAGAATCAGTTCTTTAATGGGATATATGACAATACGCTCTGTGTTTGTCAAGCCTTCAACAGAAGGAATTATGATACTGGTTCAATTGAAAAAAGTAGTGGCAATTTCATGTCAATTGCTTCTACTTGCCAGGGCCAGGAGAATTTCTTAGCAATGAACCCTTTCTACAATAAAGCCAATGAAACATTCAATATATCTGCGAGTTCTACTTATAATAAGGGGGACGGAGATTTTACATCATTAACATATATTCATGGTCAGCAAGATGCTACCTTTATGCCACAAAGAACAGTCCAGAGCAAAGAAAATTCTACGATGCTATCATTGGGTGAGAATCATGAGAATGATGAACAAACCACCATATCGTTTGGTGGCTTTCAGGACGATCCTGATGATAGTGACACCTCCGGCAGACTCATATGCAGCCGTGATATTTTGTTAAGTCAATTGTCTGCTGAATCTTCTGCAGCATTGGGACAGAGAAATTTTGTGGAGCAGATAACTGCAAATGTTGCCTCGGTAGCCGCTCCACAGACAGATGGCACGCTCAAGAATTTAGAACCGAAGACAAAAAAAGGAACTTCAAACAACTTCCCCGCAAATGTTAAAAGTTTGTTATCAACTGGCATACTTGATGGGATCCCAGTGAAGTATATATCGTGGTCAAGAGAGGTAAAATCAGATATTATTTGGTTTTCATTTCTTTTCGCGGGCCTTTCTCTTGACCTGAGCAATGTTATCGACACATGCAGAAGAATCTTCGAGGTGTGGTAAAAGGGACGGGTTACTTGTGTAGCTGCCAGGATTGTAAGCTTTCGAAGGTAACAACTCTTATTGTGAAGATGGTTTCCTTACGATGTTGAAGCTAGAATTAACCCCGGTGCTAAGTTTGCGTCTTTGCACTGTGCAGGTTATCAATGCTTATGAGTTCGAGCGCCATGCTGGTTGCAAAACCAAACACCCCAATAATCATATTTACTTTGAGAATGGGAAGACTATCTATGCAGTGGTTCAAGAACTGAGGAGTACCCCGCAGGAAATACTCCTTGAAGCGATTCAAAATGTGACGGGCTCTCCTATCAATCAGAAAAATTTCCATAATTGGAAAGGTGTGATAAATTTATTTCTTTACCCTGGATCCGGAGATGGACGATGATTGTTCATCTGTGTAGGTCCTAATATTATTTCATTCGATTCTTCATCTTCTCCACTTGgaaattatgtttttttttttcttgatattTTATTGCCAGCATCATATCAAGCTGCAACCCGGGAGCTTCACCACATTTATGGGAGAGATGACATGATCGTAGCATCTTGATACTTCGTCTTTCCCGGATCTTCAAGGTTGGCTTTTACCTGTTGGCTGGTAGATGGTGGATTTCAGAATAGGAAACGCACATACATTTTGCCGGGAAAATTGGTTTGGTTTTGCTAATTTGTAATTTTAGTGTGATACTTTGTCAAaccatttatttgtttttatcttTCTTTAACAAGCATCTTGTTTGCGTGACGATCTTATGTCGGTTCTGTAATAATTATGCGTCggtttataaattttaaaggctaaaatgatataatcaacaTCCCAATCACAGCTAAAATGACAGTTGACAGGAACCAAGTACCGAATCATGCTTTAAACCGACAAtttcttattagattttattttagGAACTCACAACTTTGGGTTTCTTCTCCTGCCATGCTTCCCACTGCTCTTCGATTTTTGTCTGTGCTGGGATTGAGAAAACTCGGTGTTCTGCCATTCAATTTCCTTTTCGGATTCCTTCCTTTCCACACGAGAGGTTGTTTCCCTTTCCTCTTGCTACTCTCACTTAATCGATACTTCTACTTTCGTCCATTGAATTAGTCCTCGCCGGGCCACTTGTCAAGTTCATTTTCATTGGCCTGGCCTTGAGTTTGAAATAGTCTCTCTCAGCATCTCCACTGCCGTCTCCAAAAAGTAAGAATTCAAGCTCGGACAACTCCTTTTTCCGACCAACGAAATTCTCATTCCGAAGTAACGGGAACTCTTCTTTCTCCACTTTTTCTCTCCACTTCGTCAGTCTATCCACAATACTTCTCCTTTCCAACTTCAATGCCAACAGGGTGACAGCTCTTAATATGCAATCTCTCCATTCACCATCCCGAGCCTCTAGTTTCCACTCATCAGCGTATGAAAGGGCGTGGACAGAATCTTTCCATTCCTCCTCTAGTCCGCCATAGAGTAGCCAGAGCTCACCGCCATATTTTCCCCCAAAGATCTCTTTTATCGATAATATCTCTCACGAGGTAATCATCAGGACCCAAATCGAAGTACACTGGAACCAAGTTCTTCTTCCCGGAGAATAATCGCAGCTCTTCGACGGGGTGTATGGGTTCTTGAACGACTTTCTGGTCAAGATAACGACTCCAAATGTACAAACCCTCCATAGCTTTCTCAATGATATTATGCTTACAAGAAGTTCGACATCTAGATGTGTCTGTTCCAAAACAACTCAAACCTTGAACCTCTAGCTCGGCACGAAGCCAATTAGCGAACCTGAGCAGTGAAGGCTTTCGTCCATGAAAACCTATGTACGCGTCACAACTCCTCAGTCTGTTCAAAGAAAAGGAAGTCGGAGTAACTGTGATTTCGAGAAATTTACTAAGCCTTTTTTGTTCTAATATTTTGCTAAGAACAATCATTCTGATGACCTATGTAGTAACTTGACAAGGGACTATCAGATACTCCCAATGATGAAGATACATTTTCAAACTTCCTGAGATCATTCAATGTCCGCGTGGTTGCGGCAGGATATACGTTAGCTGAGGTAAATCTGGCGCTTGTTATATATTCTGATTCCACAGTCCTATTCAAATATAGGGAATCCAAGTTTGTGACAGCAGCCTGACATGGATTGTCTGAACGTGTAGATATAAGACCTGTACTCGTGCTTGGAGAAAAGAAGTGTGATTGAAACGTTGATTTTTAATCAACAACAGAGGAGTGGTcactgtgtgttttttttttttaataatttgattgagtATTTAATCTGTCCTCATCTCAAAACTAAGACCACATCAGTTTGATCTCATATGTACAATCCCATAAATTTAATTGTGTTTTCCGGAAGAAGACATTAACAGTGTATTTGGCAATCAGGATTTGAGAGTATTCATTGGAATTTGGAATTGGATTTGGAAATTCAAGTATTTGAAATTCCATTTGgtgtttggtttaaaatttaaaaatgatatttacaaATCCATTTTTTGTTTAGAGAAAAAAAGGATTCGAAtttggaattttaaaattttactaagCTACCCTTAgaaatcatataaatataaataaccCAAAGAAGTTTAGAAATTAATAATTCTTCTCTATTATTTGTTTttgtaaattcaaaaattagttattatttattaatcatagtgtacataaaataataattaaaaaatcatcAAACAACTTCAAACTTTAAcatgaaattaattattaagcGTAAAAAGAGGCTTTGGTAATTactataattttattatattaatcagTAAATAACACACGAAACCTATAAAATTTAAACGAAATCTTTCAACTTCTAAAAAAAGTTCAAAAAAAAAGTCTAACTATGTAGAAACTTTTGATGAAGAAAGTTGACGGATGAGAATGATGTGTTGGTCTGAATCCGAAGTGTCAATCTGCATTTGGAATTTGGTCTGATGGAAATTTAATTGTTTCAAGTTGGGTTGACATTTGGCAATGGTCCTTTTTTAAGACAAATTTCCGTTTGAAGTTTTTCATTGTCATGCTAATTTCTTTATACAAATGGTAGGCCAAATCAAGGTGACTACGCTACACCCCCAGAGATTGTTTTTTCTGTATCACAGACAAACCATTAATATATCGAGTTTTAGTAATTTGATATAAACAATTCAATGTATTCTAAAACGATATATATTATATCTgtaataaaaatgtttatttttagaATATAATCGAGCATTAATCATATTCTCCAATTCAATTTTCAAtgaatatttcaaaaaaataattattatttaagaatgccaaaaaaacatataatatattaCTTCGTTTTGGATTCTACTTAGGAAGCCAATTTCATGCAATGGAGGTCGCATGGAAAATTTCAAAGTGCACAGGCTTTCTTTCGACACCATTACTAAAGTTGTCCCATTTTCCTAGAAAATATCCCTACTTtttcacatttttattatttttcaaaatgttttaagaatttaaactcagattgtgattttatttttatctgcTGAGTTTGGCAAAAATCGAGCTCGAATTTTTTTTACGGGTCGAGCTGAAATATTGATCCATTTTGATATTCAAGATTTTATGACATAACAGGATGAAGGCATTTGTAAAATGTGATAAATGtgctattaatattttttagaaGAGTTTATAATTATAACTTTTAGACTTTTCATAAAAAACATTTGAGAAATTGTttcatttctttaaattttaagaTATATGACTTTCCACGAGCGCACAAAATATATATACTGAAAATAagataatttttcaaatttctaGTAAAGTTTGTTTCAGGAAGCATTGATTTCCAAAATGAATATCCCAAACTTattaaaacaaacaaaatgatATCTACAAGAAATTTACGATCTTACCCCTTtcaaatcatcaacatattcaaACATCAGATACAAAACATAGCTAACTAAAAAGGTCGTCGATAGATATGAAATTATGCCAAGCGAAGCAAGTACTCCAACTTTGGTGTTCAAAAAATGTGAAGCCGTAACACAA is a window encoding:
- the LOC142552217 gene encoding uncharacterized protein LOC142552217, whose product is MVENQFFNGIYDNTLCVCQAFNRRNYDTGSIEKSSGNFMSIASTCQGQENFLAMNPFYNKANETFNISASSTYNKGDGDFTSLTYIHGQQDATFMPQRTVQSKENSTMLSLGENHENDEQTTISFGGFQDDPDDSDTSGRLICSRDILLSQLSAESSAALGQRNFVEQITANVASVAAPQTDGTLKNLEPKTKKGTSNNFPANVKSLLSTGILDGIPVKYISWSREKNLRGVVKGTGYLCSCQDCKLSKVINAYEFERHAGCKTKHPNNHIYFENGKTIYAVVQELRSTPQEILLEAIQNVTGSPINQKNFHNWKASYQAATRELHHIYGRDDMIVAS